A single Watersipora subatra chromosome 7, tzWatSuba1.1, whole genome shotgun sequence DNA region contains:
- the LOC137400615 gene encoding uncharacterized protein, with protein MASERSQGNEGGQRPEDSTRVPLLPRESADRPQVPPAPLAGPLTEPTAIVHCLASVHQSTAPDMSQASSEHAAPAMSQTSEGHAAPANSHALAEHAAPAMSQTSAEHAAPAMSQASSEHAAPAMSQTSEGHAAPANSHAFAEHAAPAMSQISAGHAAPAMSQTSEGHAVPANSHALAEHAAPAMSQTSSEHAAPAMSQTSEGHAAPANSHASAEHAAPAMSQTSVGHAAPASSHASAEHAAPAMSQTSAEHTAPNSSQASVGHAAPANSHASAKQAAPNSNEATQLTPPASTAPVFTLSQSSSSDGHAETPYKPVQPTSVPIQVRAEALPILESQTDMFEPVPEINN; from the exons ATGG CCTCTGAGAGATCGCAAGGAAATGAAGGGGGCCAAAGACCCGAAGACTCCACTCGGGTGCCATTACTACCGCGAGAATCAGCTGACCGCCCTCAAGTTCCGCCTGCACCACTAGCTGGGCCTTTAACTGAACCTACAGCAATTGTTCACTGCTTAGCTTCAGTACATCAGTCAACGGCACCTGACATGAGCCAAGCTTCATCGGAACATGCAGCACCTGCCATGAGTCAAACTTCAGAGGGACATGCAGCACCTGCCAACAGTCACGCTTTAGCAGAACATGCAGCACCTGCCATGAGTCAAACTTCAGCGGAACATGCAGCACCTGCCATGAGCCAAGCTTCATCGGAACATGCAGCACCTGCCATGAGTCAAACTTCGGAGGGACATGCAGCACCTGCCAACAGTCACGCTTTCGCGGAACATGCAGCACCTGCCATGAGTCAAATTTCAGCGGGACATGCAGCTCCTGCCATGAGTCAAACTTCAGAGGGCCATGCAGTGCCTGCCAACAGTCACGCTTTAGCGGAACATGCAGCACCTGCCATGAGTCAAACTTCATCGGAACATGCAGCTCCTGCCATGAGTCAAACTTCAGAGGGACATGCAGCGCCTGCCAACAGTCACGCTTCAGCGGAACATGCAGCACCTGCCATGAGTCAAACTTCGGTGGGACATGCAGCGCCTGCCAGCAGTCACGCTTCAGCGGAACATGCAGCTCCTGCCATGAGTCAAACTTCAGCGGAACATACAGCACCTAATAGCAGTCAAGCTTCAGTGGGACATGCAGCGCCTGCCAACAGTCACGCTTCAGCGAAACAGGCAGCACCTAACAGCAATGAAGCGACACAATTAACACCACCAGCCTCTACCGCACCTGTCTTCACACTCTCTCAATCCTCCAGTAGTGATGGTCACGCAGAAACTCCGTATAAACCCGTACAGCCAACATCTGTTCCAATTCAGG TCCGAGCAGAAGCTCTTCCTATACTTGAAAGTCAAACTGATATGTTTGAG